The following are encoded together in the Streptomyces sp. NBC_00341 genome:
- a CDS encoding ABC transporter ATP-binding protein, with translation MIRFEHVTKRYADGTTAVDDLSFEVAEGELVTLVGPSGCGKTTTMKMVNRLIEPTEGRIFLDGDDISAIDPVQLRRRIGYVIQQVGLFPHRTVLENTATVPHLLGWKRGKGRERAAELLDLVGLDPSVYGDRYPEQLSGGQRQRVGVARALAADPPVLLMDEPFGAVDPVVRERLQNEFLKLQAQVRKTVLFVTHDIEEAVRLGDRIAVYGQGSIEQFDSPATVLGAPATGYVADFVGADRGLKRLSVTPIEESDLDQPPVVHLDDPLSTATERLRAEGARWAVVLDGDDHLHGWLPAGDALATTKGTIREHARRMEAWLPVGAPLKQAFATMLQHDAGWIAVIDKDSAGRFLGVLTPARLHEALRRSIDADDRAVPRAEVAVESVASVSGGTGTAGR, from the coding sequence ATGATCCGTTTCGAGCACGTCACCAAGCGGTATGCGGACGGCACCACCGCCGTCGACGACCTTTCCTTCGAGGTCGCCGAGGGTGAACTCGTCACGCTCGTCGGGCCATCGGGGTGCGGCAAGACGACCACCATGAAGATGGTGAACCGGCTGATCGAACCGACCGAGGGCCGGATATTCCTCGACGGGGACGACATATCGGCCATCGATCCCGTCCAGCTGAGGCGCCGTATCGGCTACGTGATCCAGCAGGTCGGGCTGTTCCCGCACAGAACGGTGCTCGAAAACACCGCTACCGTGCCCCATCTCCTGGGCTGGAAACGCGGAAAGGGCCGCGAACGCGCCGCGGAACTCCTCGATCTGGTCGGACTCGATCCTTCCGTTTATGGTGACCGATATCCGGAACAGCTGTCCGGCGGTCAGCGCCAACGCGTGGGCGTGGCAAGGGCGCTGGCGGCCGACCCGCCCGTCCTGCTGATGGACGAGCCTTTCGGCGCGGTCGACCCGGTCGTCCGGGAACGGCTGCAGAACGAATTCCTCAAGCTTCAGGCGCAGGTCCGCAAAACAGTGCTGTTCGTCACGCACGACATCGAGGAGGCGGTCCGCCTCGGGGACCGCATCGCCGTCTACGGACAGGGCTCGATCGAGCAGTTCGACTCACCGGCCACCGTGCTCGGCGCCCCCGCCACCGGATATGTCGCGGACTTCGTCGGCGCCGACCGGGGGCTCAAGCGGCTCTCCGTCACCCCCATCGAGGAGAGCGACCTCGACCAGCCGCCGGTCGTCCACCTCGACGACCCGCTGTCCACGGCGACCGAACGGCTGCGGGCGGAGGGCGCGCGCTGGGCCGTCGTCCTGGACGGCGACGACCATCTGCACGGCTGGCTCCCGGCCGGTGACGCGCTCGCCACCACCAAGGGCACGATCCGCGAGCACGCCCGCCGGATGGAGGCCTGGCTGCCCGTGGGCGCCCCGCTCAAGCAGGCCTTCGCCACCATGCTCCAGCACGACGCCGGCTGGATCGCGGTCATCGACAAGGACAGCGCGGGCCGGTTCCTCGGCGTGCTCACCCCCGCCCGCCTGCACGAGGCGCTGCGCCGCTCGATCGACGCGGACGACCGGGCCGTGCCGCGCGCCGAGGTGGCCGTGGAGAGCGTCGCGAGCGTCTCGGGCGGAACCGGAACCGCGGGACGGTGA
- a CDS encoding ABC transporter permease encodes MGVLGEAWTWLTTGANWSGESGVSHRLGEHLYVSGVALALACAIALPVALYLGHIGKGGALAVNISNVGRAVPVFAVLALFMVSPLRNSGYVPTIIALVLFAVPPLLTNAYVGMTGVDRSVAEAARGMGMSGGQLFVRVELPLAYPMIMTGLRSAAVQVVATATIAAMVGQGGLGRIITAGFNTYNTPQVVAGALLVAVLALLVESVLIALDRLLSPLRRRRTA; translated from the coding sequence ATGGGAGTTCTCGGCGAGGCCTGGACCTGGCTCACCACCGGCGCCAACTGGTCGGGGGAGAGCGGGGTGAGCCACCGGCTCGGTGAGCACCTGTACGTCAGCGGCGTGGCGCTCGCCCTGGCCTGCGCCATAGCGCTGCCCGTCGCGCTGTACCTCGGACACATCGGGAAGGGCGGCGCGCTGGCCGTCAACATCTCCAACGTGGGCCGGGCGGTCCCGGTCTTCGCGGTGCTGGCGCTCTTCATGGTCTCGCCGCTGCGCAACAGCGGATACGTGCCGACCATCATCGCCCTGGTGCTGTTCGCCGTGCCGCCGCTGCTGACCAACGCCTACGTCGGGATGACCGGGGTGGACCGTTCGGTGGCGGAGGCCGCGCGCGGGATGGGCATGTCGGGCGGCCAGCTCTTCGTCCGCGTCGAGCTCCCGCTGGCCTACCCGATGATCATGACCGGGCTGCGTTCGGCCGCCGTCCAGGTGGTGGCCACGGCGACGATCGCCGCGATGGTCGGCCAGGGCGGCCTCGGCCGGATCATCACCGCCGGCTTCAACACTTACAACACCCCGCAGGTGGTCGCGGGGGCCCTGCTGGTCGCCGTGCTCGCCCTCCTGGTGGAGTCGGTGCTGATCGCCCTCGACCGGCTGCTGTCACCGCTGCGCCGCCGCCGGACGGCGTGA
- a CDS encoding esterase family protein codes for MGLTGKAVLILAITLAVVLFAVTVWLWPRFARRSVPMVFGRVGLLLATQVAVFASVGLMANNTFLFYGSWADLFGQKQDLGVVNDHAAGTLAAKNIVRVGTQRPDVPGGSLATRGGRIDKVVIAGRHSGIESSAYVYLPPEYFQPAYARRKFPAVVVLTGYPGTSENLLKGLRYPRTALDQVKAGRSQPMILVMLRPTLAPPRDTECVDIKGGPQTETFFAQDLPRAVSAAYRVGSRARNWGIIGNSTGGYCALKIGLHHPDRFTASAGLSAYYKAAEDPTTGDLFHGDQGARDHADLLWTLDHRPMPDSSFLVTTSRHGEANYADTKKFLAKVKSPAQASSIVLGSGGHNFNTWRREIPAALEWLSSRLSEN; via the coding sequence ATGGGCCTTACCGGCAAGGCAGTGCTGATCCTGGCGATCACGCTGGCCGTCGTGCTGTTCGCCGTCACCGTCTGGCTCTGGCCGAGGTTCGCCCGGCGCAGTGTCCCCATGGTGTTCGGCAGGGTCGGACTGCTCCTGGCGACCCAGGTGGCGGTCTTCGCCTCGGTCGGCCTGATGGCCAACAACACGTTCCTCTTCTACGGCTCCTGGGCGGACCTGTTCGGCCAGAAGCAGGATCTGGGCGTGGTCAACGACCACGCCGCCGGGACCCTGGCCGCGAAGAACATCGTCCGGGTGGGGACGCAGCGGCCCGACGTGCCGGGCGGTTCGCTGGCCACCAGGGGCGGCCGGATCGACAAGGTGGTGATCGCGGGGCGGCACTCCGGGATCGAGAGCTCGGCGTACGTGTACCTGCCGCCGGAGTACTTCCAGCCGGCGTACGCCCGGCGGAAGTTCCCCGCGGTGGTGGTACTCACGGGCTACCCGGGCACTTCGGAGAACCTCCTCAAGGGGCTGCGCTACCCGCGTACGGCACTCGATCAGGTGAAGGCCGGACGGTCGCAGCCGATGATCCTGGTGATGCTGCGGCCGACGCTGGCGCCGCCCCGGGACACCGAGTGCGTGGACATAAAGGGCGGACCGCAGACCGAGACGTTCTTCGCGCAGGATCTGCCGCGCGCGGTCTCGGCCGCCTACCGGGTGGGCAGCCGCGCCCGTAACTGGGGCATCATCGGCAACTCGACCGGCGGTTACTGCGCCCTGAAGATCGGGCTGCACCACCCGGACCGGTTCACGGCGAGCGCGGGGCTCTCCGCGTACTACAAGGCGGCGGAGGACCCGACGACCGGCGACCTCTTCCACGGCGACCAGGGGGCCCGGGACCACGCCGACCTGCTGTGGACCCTGGACCACCGGCCGATGCCCGACTCGTCGTTCCTGGTGACGACCTCCCGCCACGGCGAGGCGAACTACGCGGACACGAAGAAGTTCCTGGCCAAGGTGAAGTCGCCGGCGCAGGCCTCCTCGATCGTGCTCGGCAGCGGCGGGCACAACTTCAACACCTGGCGCCGGGAGATCCCCGCCGCCCTGGAGTGGCTGAGCAGCCGGCTCAGCGAGAACTGA
- a CDS encoding ABC transporter permease yields MAAQNCLVTNDWICGEYLRSRSQELTDATVQHIWITAVSVAIGVAVAFPLALLARRSRRFAGPVLGLTTVLYTVPSLAMFSLLLPLFGLSAALVVTGLVLYSLTILVRNILAGLEAVPEEAKEAARGMGYGPARLLWEVELPLAMPALMAGIRIATVSTIALTTIGSIVGRGGLGNLIDDALPSFFKAQVLAASVLCVLLAVVADLLLLCVQRLLTPWTRISRTRGAVDAAGTAKAV; encoded by the coding sequence ATGGCCGCACAGAACTGCCTGGTGACGAACGACTGGATCTGCGGGGAGTATCTCCGTTCCCGCAGCCAGGAGTTGACCGATGCCACGGTCCAGCACATCTGGATCACCGCGGTCTCGGTGGCGATCGGGGTCGCCGTGGCATTCCCGCTGGCCCTGCTCGCCCGCCGCAGCCGACGGTTCGCCGGACCGGTGCTCGGGCTGACCACGGTGCTCTACACCGTGCCGTCGCTCGCGATGTTCTCGCTGCTGCTGCCGCTCTTCGGGCTCTCCGCGGCGCTGGTCGTCACCGGACTGGTGCTGTATTCGCTGACCATTCTCGTGCGGAACATCCTCGCGGGTCTGGAAGCGGTCCCGGAGGAGGCGAAGGAGGCCGCGCGCGGCATGGGCTACGGGCCCGCCCGGCTGCTGTGGGAGGTCGAGCTGCCGCTCGCGATGCCCGCGCTGATGGCCGGAATACGCATTGCCACGGTCTCCACGATCGCGCTGACGACCATCGGTTCGATCGTCGGCCGCGGCGGTCTCGGCAACCTCATCGACGACGCGCTGCCGAGCTTCTTCAAGGCCCAGGTGCTGGCCGCCTCGGTGCTCTGCGTACTGCTCGCGGTCGTCGCGGACCTGCTGCTGCTCTGCGTGCAGCGGCTGCTGACCCCGTGGACACGCATATCAAGGACCCGCGGAGCCGTGGACGCGGCCGGTACGGCGAAGGCGGTCTGA
- a CDS encoding ABC transporter substrate-binding protein produces MSKTSRIAGAVIGMVALAGSLAACGGDSLEKDKSGPADGGGSGKKGSLVVGAAAFTESKVLAELYAQILADAGYSTSVTTVKNRELYEPSLEKGEIDVVPEYAATITEFLNAKVNGAKAAEEKPLASGDTDATVAALEKLATPRGLKVLPPGKAVDQNAFAVTKEFAAKNKLKTLSDLGASKVKVKIAAGDECEVRAFCAPGLKKTYGIDVTGIDPKGVGTPQSKQAVKDGKDQLVLSTTTDAVLDSYGLVFLEDDKKLQNADNVLPVVNAKDAGGEDIAGALGKLTDTLTTQDLAELNRKVDAERAKPEDAAKEYLQSKGLIKK; encoded by the coding sequence ATGAGCAAGACCTCGCGCATAGCCGGCGCGGTCATCGGCATGGTCGCGCTGGCGGGCTCGCTCGCCGCCTGCGGCGGTGACAGCCTGGAGAAGGACAAGAGCGGACCGGCCGACGGCGGCGGCTCCGGGAAGAAGGGCTCACTCGTGGTCGGCGCCGCCGCCTTCACCGAGTCCAAGGTGCTCGCGGAGCTGTACGCGCAGATCCTGGCCGACGCCGGATACAGCACCTCGGTCACCACGGTGAAGAACCGCGAACTGTACGAACCCTCCCTGGAGAAGGGCGAGATCGACGTCGTACCCGAATACGCGGCGACGATCACCGAATTCCTCAACGCCAAGGTGAACGGGGCGAAGGCGGCCGAGGAGAAGCCGCTCGCCTCCGGCGACACCGACGCCACCGTCGCCGCCCTGGAGAAGCTCGCGACCCCGCGCGGACTCAAGGTCCTGCCGCCCGGCAAGGCGGTCGACCAGAACGCCTTCGCGGTCACCAAGGAATTCGCCGCGAAGAACAAGCTGAAGACGCTTTCCGATCTCGGCGCCTCCAAGGTCAAGGTGAAGATCGCGGCCGGTGACGAGTGCGAGGTGCGGGCGTTCTGCGCACCCGGTCTGAAGAAGACGTACGGCATCGATGTGACCGGCATCGACCCCAAGGGAGTGGGCACCCCGCAGTCCAAGCAGGCGGTCAAGGACGGCAAGGACCAGCTGGTCCTGTCCACCACCACGGACGCGGTGCTGGACAGCTACGGACTGGTTTTCCTGGAGGACGACAAGAAGCTGCAGAACGCGGACAACGTGCTGCCGGTCGTCAATGCCAAGGACGCGGGCGGCGAGGACATCGCCGGCGCACTCGGCAAGCTCACCGACACACTCACCACCCAGGACCTGGCGGAACTGAACCGCAAGGTCGACGCGGAGCGCGCCAAGCCCGAGGACGCGGCCAAGGAATACCTCCAGTCCAAAGGTCTGATCAAGAAGTAG